The DNA region CGAGGAGTCGAGCCAGGAGGCCGGCCCCGGCATGGGCGACGCCGCCACCACGACAGTCATCCTCAACACGTTCACCGCCTTCGGGCTCGACCAGCTGGTCGGCGACCGGTTGGCGTTCGTCAACGTCACGCGACCGTTCATCCTCGGCACCATGCCCATGCCGTTCTCGCCGTCGGTCGTCGTCCTCGAGGTCGTCGAGAACGTGGCCATCGACGCGGAGGTCCACGCCGGCGTCCTGCAGCTCGCGGCCGACGGGTTCGCCTTCGCGCTGGACGACTTCCTCTGGGACCAGCACGACCGGGTGCCGCTTCTCCCGTACGCCTCGTACGTCAAGGTCGACATCAGCCAGGTCGCGCCCGACGAGCTGGGACCGACGGTCGCCCGCCTGGGTGCCTACGACGCTCTGCTCGTCGCTGAACGCGTGGAGACTGCCGAGGACCTGCGGATGTGCCAGGACCTGGGATTCGACCTCTTCCAGGGCTACTACCTGCTGCGTCCGGAGACCCTCTCGGCCGTCACCCTGAACCCTGAGCACCTGGCCTGCATCAAGCTGTTGCAGAAGCTCGCGGACCCGGCGATGACCGTCGAGGGCATCGAGCTGCTGGTGCAGCGGGACGCCGCGCTCACCTACCGGGTCCTGCATGCTGCGAATGCGGCCGCCACCGGCCTGCGCCGCAGGCTGACGTCCGTCCGTGACGCCCTGGTCATGCTCGGCACCCAGCGGCTGCGGGCCTGGGTGATCCTCCTGGTCGCCGCAGACGCGGGCGGAGGCAGCCCCGAACAGCTGACCGCCGCCGTCGTCCGCGCCCGGACCTGCGAGATCCTCGCCCCCACGCTCCGACTGAGCGCCGACGTGGCGTTCACCGCGGGACTGCTCAGCCGCCTGGACGTCGTCCTCGGGGTCCCGCTCCCCGACGTCCTGGGCAGCCTGTCCCTGTCCGACGAGCTGGGCGACGCCCTCCTGCGCTCGTCCGGACCGCTCGGGGACCTGCTCACCGCCGTACGGTCCTACGAGGCCGGGTCCACGTCCCCGGCGATCCCGTCCACACCGGACCTGACCGACGCCTACCTCGCCGCCGTCGCGTGGGCGACACGAGCCCTGGCCGACCTCCAGGATCCCCAGCCGGTCCACTGAGGACCGGTCGGCCGCGGACGCTCCGCATCGCGTGGCACCGGTCTGCGGTCAGGACCCCGGGCTGCGGTCAGGACCCCGAGCTGCGCAGGTAGTGCGCCGCCGCGTCGGGCGACAACGGCCGGCTGAGGTAGAAGCCCTGCGCCTGGTCGCACCCCGCCCGCGTGACGAGGTCGAGCTGCTCGCTGGTCTCGACGCCCTCCACCACCGTCGTCGCACCGATGGCCCGTGCCAGGTCGACGATGAACGCGAACATCGCCGCGTCCTCGGGCAGCCGGCTGGTGAACGACCGGTCGATCTTCAGGATGTCGACAGGCAGGTCACGCAGGTACGCCAGCGAGCTGTACCCGGTGCCGAAGTCGTCGATCGCCAGCCTCACCCCGAGGTCACGCAGCTCGCCGAGCCGTCCCAGGCTGTGCTCGACGTCGACCATCAGCACGCTCTCGGTGATCTCCAGCTGGAGGGCCGAGGCCGGCAGACCCACGTCGTCCAGCACGGCCCCGACGAGGTCGAGGCACCCCGTGCCCGCCAGCTGGAGGGCCGAGAGGTTCACCGCCACGGTCAGCGGCCGCCCGGTCTCCGCCCGCCATCGCAGGATCGTGGTGCAGGCCGTGCGCAGCACCTGCTCACCGAGGGAGTGGATCAGTCCGAGCTCCTCGGCCAGTGGGATGAAGATCGCGGGGGCCACGTCGCCGTACCCCGGCCGGCTCCACCGCGCCAGGGCCTCCACGCCGACGACGTCCCGCGATCGGCCACCCGGACCGAGCCGCGGGCCGTCCAGGCGCAGGACCGGCTGGTAGGCCACGGTGATCTCGCCCCCCTCGACGGCGCGACGCAGGGCGCCGTGGAACTCGAACCGCTCGCTCGCGCTGCTGCGCAGCCGCGGGTCGAAGACCGCCACCTGGTCACGCCCGGCGTCCTTCGCCTGGTACATCGCGACGTCGGCGTCGCGCAGCAGACCGGCGGCATCGATGTCGCCGACCTCGCCGACCATCACTCCCACCGACATCGTCGAGACGATGAGCCGGTCGCCGACCCGCATCGGCTCGCGCAGGGCCGCGCAGACCTGCTCTCCGACGGCCCTTGCCGCCTCGACGTCGGCGATCTCGGTGCACAGGAGGGCGAACTCGTCCCCGCCGAGCCGCGCCACCGTGTCGCCCCTGCGGATCACTCCGGCCAGCCGCTCGGCCACCACGCGCAGCAGGTCGTCCCCGGCTGCGTGGCCGAGCGAGTCGTTGACGACCTTGAACCGGTCGACGTCGCAGAACAGGACCGCGACCAGCTCCCGGTCGCGCGCGGCGTGCGCCAGGGCGACCCCGAGCCGGTCGCTGAAGAGCACCCGGTTGGGCAGGCCCGTCAGGGCGTCGTGCGTCGTCGAGTGGGCCAGAGCACGCGCAGCCTGACGCCGCTCGGAGATCTCGGTGACGACCCCGCCGACGCCGAGGAGCGTGCCGCCGACGCGCACCGGGAAGTAGCTCGACGTCCACACCCGATCACCGGAGGTCAGCTCGACGTCCTGGACCGGGGTGCCCGACCGGAGCACCCGTCGCAGATTGAGCGCCAGTGCCGGCACGCCGGTCGGGATGTCGGCCGCGAGCTGACCGAGGTGCAGCGCAGCCGGCAGCCCGGAGAGCCCGGCGAGGGCCGTGTTGAGCCTGCGGTACCTCAGGTCGACGTCCCAGAACCCCAGGCCCACCGGCGTGGCCTCGGTGTAGGTGTCGAGCAGTGCGAGCGCTCTGTCCCGGTCCCCGACGGCGTCCCGGTAGGCGGTGGCCGCCGTGTGCACGAACACCGCGATGCCTGCGAGCGAGACCGCACGCAGGAGGGCGACCGGGAGCGGGCCGTCGGACGCCCCGAGGGGCACGAGGGTGAGGTAGGCGACCGGGACGACGACCGCGACCAGGCGGCTGACCTGGCGTGGCAGGACCAGCGGGTACACCGCGACGATCACGAAGTACCACAGCAGGAAGTAGCCGCTGCCCTCCTGGCGCAGGGCCATCAGGACGTAGCCGAGCACGAGGACAGCACCCGCGCGGGCGGCGACCGCCCACGATCCGCGCCAGCCGAGCAGGCCCGCCACGCCCAGCACGACGAGCAGGGCCGCCGCCCCGGTGATGGGTGAGACGGATCGGCCGTCGGCCACGACCTGGACGGCGAGCCCGTGCCCGGCGAGCGCCAGGCCGGTCAGCGGTTCGAGGACCTGCAGGCGCAACGGAACGCTCGCGCGGCGTGGGTCATCCCCCTCTGCCGGGCGCCAAGAACCGCCCCCTGCCTGCTCCGCGGACATGGCGAGAGGCTACTCGGGGCTCTGACGTGGTGGCCCGGTCACCCGAGCACCGTGACGGACGTCGACGTTGCACCTCGTCGGACCATGGCCGACCGGGCAGAAGGCCCGCCCGCAGATCGGCACCCCGTGTCAGCCACCGGACGTCGCCGGGACCAGGATTCCGCGGCCGCGCAGCCGCCCCGCCTCGAGGTCGTCCATCGCATCGTTGACCGCGTCGAGCGGATAGGTGTGCGTGAGCATCTCGACCCGGCCGTCGGCGGCGAGAGCCATCAGCTCGACGAGGTCGTTGTAGCTGCCGACGAGGTTGCCGATCACGTTGCGCTCGGTCGAGATCACGTCGATCGTCGGGACGTCCACGGTCCCGCCGTACCCGATCACGAAGTCGCTACCTGCGCGTCGCGTCATCGTCCACGCGTCACGTTCGGCCCCGCGCTCCCCGACGAAGTCGAGCACGACCTCGGCCCCCTTGCCGTCGGTCAGCTCGAGCACCCGGTCGACGTGCGAGCCGTCCACCACGACGGTCTCGTCCGCACCCCAGCCACGCGCGAGGGCCAGCGCCTCCTCGTTCCGGTCGAGCACCACGATCCGCGTGGCGCTCATCGCCCGCAGGCACTGGATCCCGAGGTGACCGAGGCCACCGGCTCCGGTCACGACGCACGTGCTGCCCGGATGCAGCAGCGGTAGAGCCTTCTTGACCGCGTGGTACGCGGTGAGTCCGGCATCGGCCAGTGCGGCGACCGCCGCGGGTTCGACACCAGGACGCAGCTTGACCACCGAACGCGCGGACGTCTTGATCAGCTCGGCCATGCCGCCGTCCGAGTCGATGCCCGGGAACGCCTGCGCCTCGCAGTGCACGTCGTCCCCGGCCCGGCACGCCCGGCAGAAGCCGCAGGTCACCAGCGGGTGCAGGATCACCGCGTCGCCGGGCTTCAGGTGCTCGACCGCCGAGCCGACGGCGTGCACCCAGCCCGCATTCTCGTGCCCGAGCGTGTACGGCAGCGCCACGTTGCTCTTGGGCGCCCACTGCCCCTCGACGATGTGCAGGTCGGTGCGGCACAGACCGGCGCCGCCGACCCTGACCACCACGTCGAGGGGGTGGGTGACCACGGGCTCCGCGACGTCCTCGACCACAGGTCGCACCTCGTACCGATGCAGCCGAACCGCCTTCATGACGCCTCCTGACACCTGGACCGCCTCATCGCCGTCCGTGCTTCGGACCCTACCCAATCCCCGGTGCCGACTCGCGTGGACAGGCGCCGCAGAACGAGCACACTGGGGACGACCGGCAGCTCGCCTGTCGGGCTCCGATCCCGGATCGTCGATCGAAGGGAACACCATGACCACCACAAGGACCCCCGAAGAGGTCTTCGCGCACCACGGTCAGACTCTGGGCGCCGAAGACCTCGAGGGCATCATCTCCGACTACGCGGACGACGCGATCCTCATCGTCCAGGCGAAGGTGTACCGCGGCAAGGACGGCGCCCGCCAGGTCTTCACCCAGCTGCTCAGCGATGTCCCGCAGGCGCAGTGGGAGCTCGAGACCGCTTTCGCCGACGACGTGCTCTACCTGGGCTGGAAGGCGGCCGGCGGCGGCCGCAAGGTCGACAACGGCGTCGACACGTTCATCTTCGCCGACGGCATGATCCGGGTGCAGACGGTCGTGTACACCGTCCAGCCCGTTTGAGACCCGCAGCAGCGCGGCCGGTCCCGTCGGGGTCACGATCAGCGCGGGCGCCGCGAGCCTGGCGAACGACGCCCTGGGTGAGGCGAAGGCGACCGGCCGCGACGCCGTCGTCGTTGCGCGCCCGATGGACCGCACCTTGGCGGTCTCGACCTCGAGTGCTGTGGCCCGCTCCGCCTGGTGAGGCGGGCAGTGCCCCGCGGGGTCACTCCTCGTGTCGGAGGAATCGGCTGCCACCCGCGGACTTCGCCCGGTACATCGCCTGGTCGGCGTTGTGCAGGAGCGTGTCGGTGGTGTCCGCCGGCCCGGCCAGCGTGCCGCCGATGCTCGCGCCGACGCGGACCGCCCGGTCCCGGACCCGGACCGGTTCGACGAGAGCCTCGAGCAGCCGGTCGGCGAGCTCCGGGAGGCGTCCTGTCCAGGCACCCTCGACGAGCATCGCGAACTCGTCACCCCCGAGTCGCGCGAGCATGCACTCGTCGGGAGCGGCGGAAGCCAGGCGCCCGGCCACGATCGCGAGCACGTCGTCGCCCGAGCCGTGTCCCAGCGTGTCGTTGACGGTCTTGAACCCGTCGAGGTCGATGAAGAGCATCGCCACCGGCGATCCGTCCTCACGCGAGGCGGCCAGTGCCTGGTCGACGCGCTCACGGAAGTGGGCCCGGTTCACCAGTCCGGTCAGCGGGTCGAGGATCGCCTGCTGAGCGAGCGCCTCCTCCAGCACCTTCTCGTAGGTGACGTCGAGGAGGACGCCGTTGAGCACGCTGCCGCCGCCACGTCCGGCTCTCGCGACCGCCACGTCATGGACCCACACGATGTGGCCGTCCCGGTGGCGCAGCCGGTAGGTGACGCCGTGCGGCGGGTTCTCGGACGGGTCGATCCGCTCCTCGGCCGCGAGCGCCTCCGCGCGGTCCTCGTCGACGATGCGGTCGAACCACAGGCCCTCGACGGCAGTCCACTCCTCCACGGTGAAGCCGAGCAGCTGCTCGATCTGCGGGCTCACGTAGTGCCAACGTCCCGCGGCGCCCACCTCGGCCGTGTAGACGACCGCCGGCACGCGCTCGACCAGGAGCCGGTAGTGCGCCTCCGCAGCGCGCAGCTGCTCCTCGAGCGTCTTGCGGTCGCTGATGTCCTGCGTCATGCCGATGGCGTATTCCGGGCGCCCGCTGCCGTCCCGCACCAGCGAGACGGTGAGATAGGTCCACAGGTGCGTGCCGTCCTTGCGCACGAAGCGCTTCTCCAGGCCGAACCGCTCGATCTCCCCGGCCGTGAGCCGCGCGAAGAGGCGCATGTTCTCCGGGTTGTCGGCCGGGTGGGAGAACTCGCTGAAGGGCATCCGCGCGAACTCCTCGGCGGTGTAGCCCAGGAGCCGGCGCAGGGTCTGGTTGGTCAGCGGGGTGCGTCCCTCGAGGTCGACGATCCCGATGCCCAGCGGGGCGAGCTCGATGATCGCCTCGAGCTGGGCGAGGCGCTCCGCCTGCACCCGGACGACCTCGGCGTGGTCGGCGTGCTCGTCGGCGGGGGTGCGCTCGTCGGCGGGGGCGTGCTCGGCGTCCGTGGGCACGCCGAGGACCGCGGGGTCTCCGCTGCGCCCGTCGTCCGTTGCGCCCATGGTTCGCACATCACCTCGGCGATCTCGCGGCAGCCTGGTCCCTCCCGCGTCGTACGGTGTCTATCGACATCTCGACGACGGGCCTGAACACCCGGCAGCGGGTGAGGCTCATCACCCCTGAGTAGCATCGAAGGGAGCGGCCCGCCCGTTCTGCGCAGGGCCTGCCGGGAGGGGTTCTGATGGGCAGCAGCACCGTGCACCAGCCCGCGACGTCGGGCGAGCGCAAGGCCCGGGAGGTCGCCGAGGCGGCCAGGGAGACCGAGTGGAGCCGGCCCAGCTTCGCCAAGGGGCTGTACCTCGGTGAGTTCGACCTCTCGCTCATCCATCCGTATCCGCTGCCGGACCCTGACGAGGTCGCCCGCGGCGACGCGTTCCTCAGGACGCTCGGCGACTACTGCCGGACGCTCGACGGCAGCCGGATCGAGCGCGAGGACCACATCCCCGACGAGTACCTCGCCGGTCTGCGCGAGCTCGGCGCCTTCGGCATGAAGATCCCGCGCCGGTACGGCGGGCTCGGGCTCTCGCTCGTCCACTACGGCAGGGCCCTCATGCTGGTCAGCACGGCGCACCCGAGCCTCGGCGCGCTGCTCTCCGCGCACCAGTCGATCGGCGTGCCCGAGCCGGTGCGCATGTTCGGCACCGAGGAGCAGAAGCAGGAGTACCTGCCCCGGTGCGCGCAGGGCGCCATCTCGGCCTTCCTGCTGACCGAGCCCGACGTCGGCTCCGACCCGGCGCGGATGGGTTCGACCGCGACGCCCGCGGCCGACGGCGACGCCTACCTCCTCGACGGCGTGAAGCTCTGGACGACGAACGGCCCCATCGCCGAGCTGCTGGTGGTCATGGCCACCGTGCCCCCGCACGACGGCGGTCGGGGCGGGATCACCGCCTTCGTCGTCGAGGCGGACGCGCCGGGGATCACGGTCGAGAACCGCAACGCCTTCATGGGCCTCAAGGGCATGGAGAACGGCGTCACCCACTTCCACCAGGTCCGGGTGCCGGCCGCGAACCGGATCGGCCGGGAGGGGCAAGGGCTCAAGATCGCACTGACGACGCTCAACACCGGGCGACTGTCGATCCCGGCGATCTGCGCGGGCGGCTCCAAGTGGGCGCTGACGATCGCGCGCCAGTGGTCGACCGAACGGGTCCAGTGGGGCCGGCCCGTCGGCGAGCACGAGGCGGTCGGCACGAAGGTCGCGTTCATCGCCGCGACGACGTTCGCCCTGGAGTCCGTGTTCGAGCTCTCGGCAGCCCTGGCGGACGCCGGGCAGAAGGACGTCCGGATCGAGGCCGCGCTGGCCAAGCTCTGGTCGAGCGAGATGGCCTACCGGGTCGCCGACGAGCTCGTGCAGATCCGGGGCGGTCGCGGCTACGAGACGGCCGACTCGCTCGCCGCCCGTGGTGAGCGTGCGGTGCCCGCCGAGCAGCTCCTGCGGGACATGCGGATCAACCGCATCTTCGAGGGGTCGTCCGAGATCATGCGACTCCTCATCGCGCGCGAGGCGGTCGACGCGCACCTGGCGGCCGCCGGTGAGCTCGCCTCCCGGGACGCCGACCTCCGCGCCAAGGCGAGGGCGGCGGCCCACGCCAGCGGCTTCTACGCCCGGTGGCTGCCGAAGCTCGCCGTCGGCAAGGGCGCACGGCCCGGGGCGTACGGCGAGCTCGGGCGGCTGGCGCGCCACGTCCGCTACGTCGAGCGGTCCTCGCGGACCCTGGCCCGCCGTACGTTCTACGCGATGGCCCGCTGGCAGGCGGGTCTGGACCGCAAGCAGGTGCTCCTCGGCCGCATCGTCGACATCGGCGCCGAGCTCTTCGCGATGTCAGCGGTCTGCGCGCGTGCCGAGTCCCTGCGAGCGCAGAACCCTGCCGACGGCAGCTCCGCCGTCCGGCTCGCCGACGTCTTCTGCGAGCAGTCCCGGCACCGGGTGGACGAGCTCTTCCGACAGCTCCGGAACAACACCGACCGGCCGGACCGCGCCCTGGCCAGGGCCGTGCTCAAGGGTGACGTGCGTTGGCTGGAGGACGGCGTCATCGACGCCTCCGAGGGCACCGGGCCGTGGATCTCCGCCCCGTCGCCCGGCCCGTCGACGAGGGCGAACGTCCGCCGCCGGTACCGCTGACACCTGCGCGTCGGTCGCCGCCCGGACCTGCCGGCGGCGCAGCAGTCGCATGGCATTGATGATCACGACGAGCACCGAGACCTCGTGGACGAGCATCCCGGCGGACATCGTCACACCACCGCCGAGCACCCCGGCCAGCAGCAGGCCGACCGTGACCAGCGCGACGACGATGTTCTGGCGCATCGTGCGGA from Cellulomonas sp. KRMCY2 includes:
- a CDS encoding EAL and HDOD domain-containing protein, encoding MGRQPIYDTSLDVMGHELLFRAEESSQEAGPGMGDAATTTVILNTFTAFGLDQLVGDRLAFVNVTRPFILGTMPMPFSPSVVVLEVVENVAIDAEVHAGVLQLAADGFAFALDDFLWDQHDRVPLLPYASYVKVDISQVAPDELGPTVARLGAYDALLVAERVETAEDLRMCQDLGFDLFQGYYLLRPETLSAVTLNPEHLACIKLLQKLADPAMTVEGIELLVQRDAALTYRVLHAANAAATGLRRRLTSVRDALVMLGTQRLRAWVILLVAADAGGGSPEQLTAAVVRARTCEILAPTLRLSADVAFTAGLLSRLDVVLGVPLPDVLGSLSLSDELGDALLRSSGPLGDLLTAVRSYEAGSTSPAIPSTPDLTDAYLAAVAWATRALADLQDPQPVH
- a CDS encoding bifunctional diguanylate cyclase/phosphodiesterase, which gives rise to MSAEQAGGGSWRPAEGDDPRRASVPLRLQVLEPLTGLALAGHGLAVQVVADGRSVSPITGAAALLVVLGVAGLLGWRGSWAVAARAGAVLVLGYVLMALRQEGSGYFLLWYFVIVAVYPLVLPRQVSRLVAVVVPVAYLTLVPLGASDGPLPVALLRAVSLAGIAVFVHTAATAYRDAVGDRDRALALLDTYTEATPVGLGFWDVDLRYRRLNTALAGLSGLPAALHLGQLAADIPTGVPALALNLRRVLRSGTPVQDVELTSGDRVWTSSYFPVRVGGTLLGVGGVVTEISERRQAARALAHSTTHDALTGLPNRVLFSDRLGVALAHAARDRELVAVLFCDVDRFKVVNDSLGHAAGDDLLRVVAERLAGVIRRGDTVARLGGDEFALLCTEIADVEAARAVGEQVCAALREPMRVGDRLIVSTMSVGVMVGEVGDIDAAGLLRDADVAMYQAKDAGRDQVAVFDPRLRSSASERFEFHGALRRAVEGGEITVAYQPVLRLDGPRLGPGGRSRDVVGVEALARWSRPGYGDVAPAIFIPLAEELGLIHSLGEQVLRTACTTILRWRAETGRPLTVAVNLSALQLAGTGCLDLVGAVLDDVGLPASALQLEITESVLMVDVEHSLGRLGELRDLGVRLAIDDFGTGYSSLAYLRDLPVDILKIDRSFTSRLPEDAAMFAFIVDLARAIGATTVVEGVETSEQLDLVTRAGCDQAQGFYLSRPLSPDAAAHYLRSSGS
- a CDS encoding NAD(P)-dependent alcohol dehydrogenase, producing MKAVRLHRYEVRPVVEDVAEPVVTHPLDVVVRVGGAGLCRTDLHIVEGQWAPKSNVALPYTLGHENAGWVHAVGSAVEHLKPGDAVILHPLVTCGFCRACRAGDDVHCEAQAFPGIDSDGGMAELIKTSARSVVKLRPGVEPAAVAALADAGLTAYHAVKKALPLLHPGSTCVVTGAGGLGHLGIQCLRAMSATRIVVLDRNEEALALARGWGADETVVVDGSHVDRVLELTDGKGAEVVLDFVGERGAERDAWTMTRRAGSDFVIGYGGTVDVPTIDVISTERNVIGNLVGSYNDLVELMALAADGRVEMLTHTYPLDAVNDAMDDLEAGRLRGRGILVPATSGG
- a CDS encoding nuclear transport factor 2 family protein, with the translated sequence MTTTRTPEEVFAHHGQTLGAEDLEGIISDYADDAILIVQAKVYRGKDGARQVFTQLLSDVPQAQWELETAFADDVLYLGWKAAGGGRKVDNGVDTFIFADGMIRVQTVVYTVQPV
- a CDS encoding sensor domain-containing diguanylate cyclase encodes the protein MGATDDGRSGDPAVLGVPTDAEHAPADERTPADEHADHAEVVRVQAERLAQLEAIIELAPLGIGIVDLEGRTPLTNQTLRRLLGYTAEEFARMPFSEFSHPADNPENMRLFARLTAGEIERFGLEKRFVRKDGTHLWTYLTVSLVRDGSGRPEYAIGMTQDISDRKTLEEQLRAAEAHYRLLVERVPAVVYTAEVGAAGRWHYVSPQIEQLLGFTVEEWTAVEGLWFDRIVDEDRAEALAAEERIDPSENPPHGVTYRLRHRDGHIVWVHDVAVARAGRGGGSVLNGVLLDVTYEKVLEEALAQQAILDPLTGLVNRAHFRERVDQALAASREDGSPVAMLFIDLDGFKTVNDTLGHGSGDDVLAIVAGRLASAAPDECMLARLGGDEFAMLVEGAWTGRLPELADRLLEALVEPVRVRDRAVRVGASIGGTLAGPADTTDTLLHNADQAMYRAKSAGGSRFLRHEE
- a CDS encoding acyl-CoA dehydrogenase family protein, translated to MGSSTVHQPATSGERKAREVAEAARETEWSRPSFAKGLYLGEFDLSLIHPYPLPDPDEVARGDAFLRTLGDYCRTLDGSRIEREDHIPDEYLAGLRELGAFGMKIPRRYGGLGLSLVHYGRALMLVSTAHPSLGALLSAHQSIGVPEPVRMFGTEEQKQEYLPRCAQGAISAFLLTEPDVGSDPARMGSTATPAADGDAYLLDGVKLWTTNGPIAELLVVMATVPPHDGGRGGITAFVVEADAPGITVENRNAFMGLKGMENGVTHFHQVRVPAANRIGREGQGLKIALTTLNTGRLSIPAICAGGSKWALTIARQWSTERVQWGRPVGEHEAVGTKVAFIAATTFALESVFELSAALADAGQKDVRIEAALAKLWSSEMAYRVADELVQIRGGRGYETADSLAARGERAVPAEQLLRDMRINRIFEGSSEIMRLLIAREAVDAHLAAAGELASRDADLRAKARAAAHASGFYARWLPKLAVGKGARPGAYGELGRLARHVRYVERSSRTLARRTFYAMARWQAGLDRKQVLLGRIVDIGAELFAMSAVCARAESLRAQNPADGSSAVRLADVFCEQSRHRVDELFRQLRNNTDRPDRALARAVLKGDVRWLEDGVIDASEGTGPWISAPSPGPSTRANVRRRYR